In Candidatus Palauibacter soopunensis, one genomic interval encodes:
- a CDS encoding aminopeptidase — MSTARPGSARLPISRARAALVLILVCAGGCSPAYVLRAGWEEARILSARRPIRAVIHDTTVARETRDKLRLVLDARDFAERDLKLRAGASYESFAQLNRDTLVLNVLAAPEFALRWKTWWFPIVGHLPYKGYFDFDDARAEAASLAEEGYDVSLRPVSAFSTLGWFPDPIMSTTLRLDSLGLVETVIHEITHSTYFPTGQADFNESFANFVGHRGAIEFFCEAVADESACQRARWRWEDTRVFGHFFHSILAPLEEVYASTLPDDAKRAAKREVFEAAARRFDTEYKPRLHARYASIDPDGLDNAWIISRLLYYTRLDDFERVYESHGALVPAVEALMREAAGGDPWEALTRLLGSR, encoded by the coding sequence GTGAGCACCGCGCGCCCGGGGAGCGCCCGCCTCCCGATTTCCCGCGCGCGCGCCGCGCTCGTCCTGATCCTGGTGTGCGCGGGCGGCTGCTCCCCGGCGTACGTCCTGCGCGCCGGCTGGGAGGAAGCCCGCATCCTCTCGGCGCGCCGCCCCATCCGGGCCGTGATCCACGACACGACCGTGGCCCGCGAGACCCGCGACAAGCTGCGGCTCGTCCTCGACGCGAGAGACTTCGCGGAACGCGACCTGAAGCTGCGCGCGGGGGCGAGCTACGAGTCCTTCGCGCAACTCAACCGCGATACGCTGGTCCTGAACGTGCTCGCCGCCCCGGAGTTCGCCCTGCGCTGGAAGACGTGGTGGTTCCCCATCGTCGGCCACCTTCCCTACAAGGGATACTTCGACTTCGACGACGCCCGCGCGGAGGCCGCCAGCCTGGCGGAGGAAGGCTATGACGTCTCGCTCCGGCCGGTCTCCGCCTTCTCGACGCTGGGCTGGTTCCCCGACCCCATCATGTCGACGACGCTGCGGCTCGACAGCCTGGGGCTCGTCGAGACCGTGATCCACGAGATCACGCACAGCACGTACTTCCCCACGGGTCAGGCGGATTTCAACGAGAGCTTCGCGAATTTCGTCGGGCACCGCGGCGCGATCGAGTTCTTCTGCGAGGCGGTGGCGGACGAGAGTGCCTGCCAACGGGCGCGGTGGAGATGGGAGGACACGCGCGTATTCGGTCACTTCTTCCACTCCATTCTCGCGCCGCTGGAAGAGGTGTACGCGTCCACGCTGCCGGACGACGCGAAGCGGGCGGCCAAGCGCGAGGTGTTCGAGGCGGCGGCCCGGCGCTTCGACACGGAGTACAAGCCGCGGCTGCACGCGCGGTACGCCTCGATCGACCCGGACGGTCTCGACAACGCGTGGATCATCTCGCGCCTCCTCTATTACACGAGGCTGGATGACTTCGAGCGCGTGTACGAGTCGCACGGCGCGCTGGTGCCCGCCGTCGAAGCGCTGATGCGGGAGGCCGCGGGCGGCGACCCGTGGGAGGCCCTGACGCGGCTTCTGGGTTCGAGATGA